One genomic window of Nicotiana sylvestris chromosome 10, ASM39365v2, whole genome shotgun sequence includes the following:
- the LOC138879184 gene encoding uncharacterized protein has protein sequence MTIFHDMIHKEIEVYVDYVIINFRKQSDHVRDLRKFIQRLRRYNLKLNPAKCVFGVPLGKLLGFIFSMRGIELDLSKIKAIQELLPPKNKTEVMSLLGRLNYINKFIAQLTTTCEPIFKLLKKDLAVKWTEECQETFDKIKEYLSNPPVLVPPKLGRPLILCLTILDNSFGCVLGRLAKWQILLTEFDIIYVTRTAIKAQALADHLAENPVDEEYEPLKNYFPDKEVMHIDEVEMEEKPGWKLFFDGAANMKGVGIGAVLISKNRASLPCYGSASFLLYQQHGRVQGMHFGFKASCRYGDPGSLGVRRLGLAGAPDSRRMEFKHIPRIHNEVADALATLVSMLHHPDKAYVDPLHIQVRAQYAYYNMVEEELDGEPWFHDIREYIRMRVSPAQATGDQNRTIRRLASGFFFSGGVLYKRTPDLGLLRCMDAIQATGIITEVHSRVEGPHMSRYVLAEKILRAGYYWLTMERDCISFVHKCHQCQVHGDLIHSPPSELHTMYAR, from the exons atgactatattccatgacatgatacataaggagatcgaggtttacgtGGATTATGTGATCATAAATTTCAGGAAACAGTCTGAccacgtcagagatttgagaaagttcatccaaaggctccgcaggtacaatcttaagctcaaccctgcaaagtgtgtGTTTGGTGTTCCATTGgggaaattgttgggattcatattTAGTATGCGAGGCATTGAATTGGATCTGTCAAAGATCAAGGCTATCCAGGAATTGctaccaccaaagaacaagaccgaggtgatgagtctgctagggaggctgaactacatcaacaagtttattgctcagctcacgacaacttgtgagcccatctttaagctgctaaagaaggatcttgcggtcaaatggacagaAGAGTGCCAAGAAAcatttgataagatcaaagagtatttgtcaaacccacctgtgttggtcccaccgaaactagggagacctttgattctttgtTTGACAAtcctggataattcatttggatgtgtattgg gaaggcttgcaaagtggcagatcttgctcacagagtttgacatcatataTGTGACTCGGACGGCGATAAAAGCCCAAGctttggctgatcacttggccgagaacccggtagACGAGGAATATGAACCGTTGAAGAATTATTTTCCTGAcaaagaggtaatgcacattgacgaGGTCGAGATGGAGGAAAAGCctggttggaaactcttctttgatggggctgctaatatgaaaggcgttgggataggagctgtactCATTTCTAAAaatagggcatcattaccctgttacggctcagcttcgtttctattgtaccaacaacatggtcgAGTacaaggcatgcattttgggtttaaggctagctgtagatatggggatccaggaagtcttggtgtTAGGAGACTCGGACTtgctggtgcaccagattcaagaaGAATGG AAttcaagcacattccaaggatccataatgaggttgccgatgctttggctaccttggtgtcgatgttgcaccatccagacaaagcttatgttgaccctctgcatattcaagttcgtgCTCAGTACGCCTATTataatatggttgaagaagaacttgatggtgaaccatggtttcatgacatcagggagtatatcaggatgaggGTGtctccagcacaagccacaggtgatcaaaataGAACAATTCGtcgtttggcaagtggatttttcttcagtggaggagttttgtacaaaagaactccagatcttggattgttaagatgcatggaTGCTATACAGGCCACGGGTATCATAACCGAAGTGCATTCCAGAGTCGAAGGACCACACATGAGTAGGTATGTTCTGGCagagaaaattctccgagcaggttattattggctcactatggagcgagattgtatcagttttgtgcacaagtgtcatcaatgtcaagtacacggagatttgattcattctccgccatctgaattgcacacaatgtatGCACGAtag